A part of Dasypus novemcinctus isolate mDasNov1 chromosome 5, mDasNov1.1.hap2, whole genome shotgun sequence genomic DNA contains:
- the SNX10 gene encoding sorting nexin-10 isoform X1 has translation MSSFFMMPLQEFVSVWVRDPRIQKEDFWHSYIDYEICIHTNSMCFTMKTSCVRRRYREFVWLRQRLQNNALLVQLPELPSKNLFFNMNNRQHVDQRRQGLEDFLRKVLQNALLLSDSSLHLFLQSHLNSEDIEACVSGQTKYSVEEAIHKFALMNRRFPEEDEERKKENDIDYDSESSSSGLGHSSDDSSSHGCKISTAPQES, from the exons atgtcttctttttttatgatGCCCTTGCAGGAATTTGTAAGTGTCTGGGTCCGAGATCCCAGGATTCAAAAGGAGGACTTCTGGCATTCTTATATTGACTATGAGATATGCATTCAT ACTAACAGCATGTGTTTTACAATGAAAACGTCCTGTGTGCGAAGAAGATACCGAGAATTTGTGTGGCTGAGGCAGAGACTCCAAAATAATGCATTGCTGGT ACAACTGCCAGAGCTGCCATCTAAAAACCTGTTTTTCAACATGAATAATCGCCAACATGTAGATCAGCGTCGTCAAGGTTTGGAAGATTTCCTCAGAAA GGTCCTACAGAATGCACTTTTGCTTTCAGACAGCAGCCTTCACCTCTTCTTGCAGAGCCATCTGAATTCAGAAGACATCGAGGCGTGTGTTTCTGGGCAGACTAAGTACTCGGTGGAAGAAGCAATTCACAAGTTTGCCTTGATGAACAGACGTTTCcctgaagaagatgaagaaaggaaaaaagaaaatgatatagaTTATGATTCAGAAAG TTCATCCTCTGGGCTTGGACACAGCAGTGATGACAGCAGCTCGCATGGATGTAAAATAAGCACGGCTCCACAGGAATCCTGA
- the SNX10 gene encoding sorting nexin-10 isoform X2 — protein sequence MFPEQQKEEFVSVWVRDPRIQKEDFWHSYIDYEICIHTNSMCFTMKTSCVRRRYREFVWLRQRLQNNALLVQLPELPSKNLFFNMNNRQHVDQRRQGLEDFLRKVLQNALLLSDSSLHLFLQSHLNSEDIEACVSGQTKYSVEEAIHKFALMNRRFPEEDEERKKENDIDYDSESSSSGLGHSSDDSSSHGCKISTAPQES from the exons GAATTTGTAAGTGTCTGGGTCCGAGATCCCAGGATTCAAAAGGAGGACTTCTGGCATTCTTATATTGACTATGAGATATGCATTCAT ACTAACAGCATGTGTTTTACAATGAAAACGTCCTGTGTGCGAAGAAGATACCGAGAATTTGTGTGGCTGAGGCAGAGACTCCAAAATAATGCATTGCTGGT ACAACTGCCAGAGCTGCCATCTAAAAACCTGTTTTTCAACATGAATAATCGCCAACATGTAGATCAGCGTCGTCAAGGTTTGGAAGATTTCCTCAGAAA GGTCCTACAGAATGCACTTTTGCTTTCAGACAGCAGCCTTCACCTCTTCTTGCAGAGCCATCTGAATTCAGAAGACATCGAGGCGTGTGTTTCTGGGCAGACTAAGTACTCGGTGGAAGAAGCAATTCACAAGTTTGCCTTGATGAACAGACGTTTCcctgaagaagatgaagaaaggaaaaaagaaaatgatatagaTTATGATTCAGAAAG TTCATCCTCTGGGCTTGGACACAGCAGTGATGACAGCAGCTCGCATGGATGTAAAATAAGCACGGCTCCACAGGAATCCTGA
- the SNX10 gene encoding sorting nexin-10 isoform X3, whose protein sequence is MCFTMKTSCVRRRYREFVWLRQRLQNNALLVQLPELPSKNLFFNMNNRQHVDQRRQGLEDFLRKVLQNALLLSDSSLHLFLQSHLNSEDIEACVSGQTKYSVEEAIHKFALMNRRFPEEDEERKKENDIDYDSESSSSGLGHSSDDSSSHGCKISTAPQES, encoded by the exons ATGTGTTTTACAATGAAAACGTCCTGTGTGCGAAGAAGATACCGAGAATTTGTGTGGCTGAGGCAGAGACTCCAAAATAATGCATTGCTGGT ACAACTGCCAGAGCTGCCATCTAAAAACCTGTTTTTCAACATGAATAATCGCCAACATGTAGATCAGCGTCGTCAAGGTTTGGAAGATTTCCTCAGAAA GGTCCTACAGAATGCACTTTTGCTTTCAGACAGCAGCCTTCACCTCTTCTTGCAGAGCCATCTGAATTCAGAAGACATCGAGGCGTGTGTTTCTGGGCAGACTAAGTACTCGGTGGAAGAAGCAATTCACAAGTTTGCCTTGATGAACAGACGTTTCcctgaagaagatgaagaaaggaaaaaagaaaatgatatagaTTATGATTCAGAAAG TTCATCCTCTGGGCTTGGACACAGCAGTGATGACAGCAGCTCGCATGGATGTAAAATAAGCACGGCTCCACAGGAATCCTGA